Genomic segment of Raphanus sativus cultivar WK10039 unplaced genomic scaffold, ASM80110v3 Scaffold2093, whole genome shotgun sequence:
atgatatttatttaatttaaacatgtATCTCATTATACTATCTATAAATCTAATGGTTATCTATTGTTTAATTCAATTATTGTAAGcctaataaaattattaatgattgAATAATTTAATGTAATCAATTCTAATAGATGAtccattttaaaatatcacatattaaaaagtcatgacttctagcttctcttttaatataatagattgtTTTTACTCCAAACAAATAccattgttttgttttcttgttcgatatatatttatatgccATGTGCAATCGCAATTTCAAGAATCTCTAACACCTTTTATCCCATCATTTTAAAAGGGTTTTGCATTCTAACCAATTTTTATCTCCTCAaaacactatttattttttattttaaatagataatcttttattaatatttaataaatctttttttacttaaaaatgaaaaataattgtttcattaataaaatttggtGTATATATGAACTGGGTTTAGTCGGTTCATTAGATCACCAGTTTCTAGGTTTTTGACGGTTCGATATGAATTTTTTATCGGTTCAATATTAATTGGGTTTTGGCATCAACCCAACTCGAATTATTGTCGGTTCATGGTTCAATCCGGTCCGACCAACGGTTCGATCCAGATCTGAAAACACTGGGTTCAACGTTTTTTTCTTCCTAACCGATATGCACGAACACATAATGgcccaaatttttattttctaatgttatatgattttaaagaaacaaaacatacaAATGTAACTATCTTTTGtaataatcaaatttaaaatttttagaacCATTTTATCCCGCGCCAGGTGCGGATCCAAACCTAGTATATGATTATAGTGTTTATAGTATGTCCTCAAACGAAAGTGTTcaagttttttatataaaaactaatatatgtttaatttttaaatttcctTTTGTACTTATATGTTGGATGACTGTATGCTTTGGGAAAtgtttttcataataaatggaAGGTAAAATAAAggtattatattcttttttttgtgtttcaaaaaagaagaatatagaCCGTTGGATCTATTCTTATTATTCTCATACGTGATACGTCGCatgaaaaaagaagaacaaaacttAGTTTCACTCCCTATGGTGAATCTCTaaattcacccaccaatagtatttagttatttgagattttatatctcttaaaaaaagaaactaaataataaataaatttatgaaacaaaattatgacttagataaaaaatagtagtaattatcaaaaaatgatttttttaatattgataaatctgttggaaaaatactaaaccctaaattctaaataataaaccctaaatcataaattctaaatactaaaccctaaacctttgggaaAGCCTGAACTCTTGGGCAAAtgctataccctaaactcttaaatttaaaccaaaccctcaatcataaaaaaaaatagttttttgataatttatactatttttattttatctaaaacataattttatttcattaaattcttattatttggtttctttttttaaagatatcaaatctcaaataaCTAAATTCTATTGGTaggtgaatgtagaggttcgccttagggggtgaaccttagttttgttaaaaaaagaaatacagcTCAAATGTACAGAATCTGTTTAAGAGAGGAAAAATCCTTTAATTTGACAGACGCAAAGAAATCTTATTTCCTTTTATTAACTTATTTACGGGACAAAGTCACAAAGATCTTTATTCATTCTTGGACTCGCTCGCTTCTTCATAGTATAGTTAGTCGTAGAATATGCCATACATCGATTTAGAACAAGGAAGAAACGGAAATCGAGAGCTATCTTTCAGAGAAAGTGAAGATGTCGCTTCGTGCTTCCACTCGAATACGTACGGATATTATGACTATGACAAGGATGAGTATTCGAGCAGTGTCTCTTCAGTGAGTGATGAGTCAGAGAAGAGTGTGTGTAGGATTTGCAAATTGGAGGTTGGATCGTATGGTCAGGGTTTGATTGAGTTGGGATGTTCTTGTAAGGGTGATTTGGCGATTGCTCATCGACAATGTGCTGAGACTTGGTTCAAACACAAAAGAAACGAGTATGTTCTTTCTTGTTATATATATCATCTCTTTGATTCATGTTATTTTCCTCTATCATTACCACTAACTAATTACCAAATCTCATTAACTTTTTTTTCGTGCGGTTATTTTTTGATGTATTGTGAGTGATTGATTCAACTTTATCTTTctactttagttttatttatttctaaagcaCTAAACTTTACTAATTATGTTGTAGCTTTATTTTTGTTAGTCAAAACTTACAACAAATTACTATTAACTTTTACCAATcatgttttagatttatttttaaagctacagcaaaaaaatctaaagcaaAAACTTTTCTTATGATTTTTAGGCAAAAAACCTACATCCTTGTTTTATAGGttgtaaaaactttaaaatgaaaaaactatttatgatatcaaataaattagataatcataataaaaacatttataaatattttactttaattctAGGTAGGTgttttcaaaacttttgaaatattttaaataacataaaatattatttctatatcatattttaaataacagtaaactttgataatttataaaaatcttatattacttgataaaaataattattttatatatacatcacatattttattttgaaatatctacaacatataacttataactacaacaaatttaactacaAAAAAAGTCTCTGCAAAAAAAATCTACAGCAACAACTTTACGGCTACAACAAACTTATCTACACCTAAACTATTACAGTTAAATTTTTATAGCCATATTCGAACCAATCACctccattgattttttttttggttatggtgtctagtatactatatatatcaataaagaATAAACGTAAAACTTATACATAAAGTAATTTTGCTTGTAGAGTATGTGAGATTTGCCACTCAGATGCGAGGAACGTGACAAGCGCAAATGAGGTGgtagaggaggaggaagaggtcGTGTGGTGGAGGTTGAGGAAGAAGTAGACGCTGCGGTGGGGGAAGACGAAGAGAGCTGGTGGCAGCGGCGAATGGTGTTGATTTTTGTGATAACTTGTTGGGTGTCACCATTTTCGATCTACTTTCTTGTAATccaaaattaagtttttttttacttagtGACCAAATCGTGTATCTACTTTCCAAATGAACCACCACAACCTTAAATATCTTACCAaaactatttcttaattgtAAATTCATATGTGTTTCAAGTTTGAGTTTGAAATtgcaaatatattttactaaatgaTTAAAATCTATGAACAGaaacttaaatttattttccCCTTATATGCATGCATCTAGACACACCAGAAATCATCAtcataattcatgataaatatgCATTTTTTTGTCACACAAAATATGCATATCTTACACCCACACAGTGCCGTGCGATAGTGCTATATAAAGAAACTTTCGCCTTAcgtatttagcaaaaaaaaaaaaactttcgcCCTATggcaacaaaaaaattaaagatgaaAGGCATCATCTATTACCACCATATGCGTAATATAACCATGAGAATTTGAGTTTATACGATGAAGAGGACTATAATAACTAGCATTAGAAAAATAAGCATTTGTAATTAAGAATACATGTGTAACGCTCCGatccgcccacggctaatgggtcACCCACGCCCGTTCTCTCGGCCTGTGAGTCCCATCTCATTCGACGGttggtcgttaattttccaatgcttgaaatcattatttactgaccTTCCAATCACCACTCGACATTTTCCCGTGCTTTGGcttcacttacacggtatcgcgaatcacttcccgataggtcatccatcctttcactactccagcccaagcacacttaactctggagttctaaacggatgtgtgacggaaaaggtaagtcaactttggtgacataggtagccaaatcaattcttttaaaccttttcacatatcacaattcgggatgttacaatttaTCCTCTCTCAAAGAATGCAACGTCCTCGTTGCActccacgacaggtctcaaaaCGCCTCTCAGgacagaactgagacggctaaccagctctgatatcacttgtaacgccccgacccgcccacggctaatgggccacccacgcccgctctctcggcccgtagGTCCCATCcaatccgacggtcggtcgttaactttccaaggctcgaaatcattatttactgaccCTACAATCACCACTCGACCTtttcccgtgctttggcctcacttacacggtatcgcgaacaTTTTCATTAACAGCTCATAGGTCCATTAATTACGTATCAAAATCCATGAGGCTTGGACATTACGTTGCTGCTATCCGAcctacattttttaaaaacaaaacattaatatttttttttaaacacacaaaacctTAATATCTATTCAACAAAGACATCTACTCTTTTgcgcattttaaatttttaattatatgaaaaaattaaagtgttacaaaaaaatttacaacatatgccactttcatttttatatctaacaatatttattatcttCAACCATATTACTATAGACTTATCAAGCCAAAAATCTTTCAGTATTTATTTAACAGTAATTTCTAAATCTCCagaaatatctataattttaatatgattaactaaattttgataGACTTTTATAAACACTTCCTACAGTACGTATGTCTCTAAGATGGGTTAGAGTCCtggaaaacttaaaaaaatcaaaatattcaaatttctaCAGTAcgtatatattttctaattaacCACAAAGCCGAAACCAATCGACTTTTCTCTAGATCCTGGCAATGCGATATTTTGAAATTCCCTGGTGATACTCTTCTCTAGATCCTTGCAATGCGATATTTTGAAATTCCCTGGTGATTAGCGGTAATTGAACTGCGGATTACTCATATCCACTAGTCCAACTCAGTCGGCAGTCggtttatatttattattatttttaactaaccacagtataaaatacaaatatttgaaCTTCAAAAACATCACTACAACGAGTAGGCGGGGTGaacaaaatatccgtaaattttgattcgatccgttattcgtttcgattcgatccaaaaaaatccgaatatccgtaacttaacgaATCAAATCGAATACTAAAATGcaatatccgtcaaagacgaagcaaatcacaaatactaatatttttagaaacggatatccgatccaatctgatccgttatatacatatatatgtatacatgtttataaaattatataatatatatacttttatatctctatataagttttataatgcttttattcactaaattaattatttagttattaaaatttttgaaagtatgtaatttttaaaaaaaattgtaatgaaatattattttcagatttttaacggatcgaatcggatatttggaaaaattttgaatattcgAAGATATCCGGAACACAGGATATCCGAAGAGTTACAGATCAAATCGAAAAATCAAATATTCGTAAGAAACAGAACGGATCACGAATATTCTTAAAACTTCGGATATCTGCTCCGTATCCACCCCTAACAACGAGATCTATGGACCTCGATGTTTACGATTATAATCAAGTTGAAGACGGAGTCAACAAAGATCTTTTTCAAGGCATCATTGAGTAAATTGGTCTACACGTGGTGGAAGATGTGCAACTTGAGCAAACTAAGGACGTTCAAATCATTAACAAAGTTGATGAGGTGGAATTACACGATCATCATGGTATTTACAAGATGACTCCTGTATAAGGACATCTTCAACTcaactccattttttatttcaaaatggAGTGAATATGAAGTAACAAATGCTCCAACCAATTTCATATTCTACTCTATTTTGAactttactctataaatggaatAATCTATTTTCTGTTTATTCATAACTCCATTATAGAACGAAGAATAGAGTAGGGTTGAAGTatttttactccatattcacttttatttaattttgaaggaaaaaaatggaattttacattggagatgctctactTGCTAGAGAGCATCATGGTTTTGTATTAATTATGGTTCTTGTTATACAAACAGATGACTCATAAAATCTTAGAAGCACTTGAGGCAGATTCTTATGAGATCTGATGCGATTGGAGTTTGGAAAGGCCACGTCATATGGTTTGAAGATTTATCAAtggaaaggaagaaaaaaaaaataattttgaaaggAGCATTGACTGTCTCTTGATGACTTGGTGTCAACGATATCAAGAATATACACTTTCCTCATTCTCTCCATCGTATCAATTAGAGTTAATGTATAGGAATATTCTAACTTGCTCAACACTACTACTTGTGTATAAATGTACTACTCTTGTATCAATAGAAAATCATCCTTcgatcatatggtatcagagcatacGATCTAACCTAGACCTAAAATTTTTTTTCCAGCCTCTCTCTTACGATCTTTCCCTTCTTCCCCTCCTCTTCCCCTATTCTTCTACCTTCCCTAACCATCAATGGCGACCACTGCACCCACCACGACAGCAAACCTTGATACCCTTGTCACCAACAATGGGTCTCTCCTCAACGTCAACACTTCCAATGTCACCAAGCTCAACACCTCCAACTACCTGATGTGGAGCCGCCAAATCCAGGCGCTGCTTGATGGCTACGATCTGTCTTCCTACCTCGACGGATCTAAACCAATCCCACCAGCAGTCATCACGGTTGATGACAAAGAAACACCCAACCCGGAGTTCCTGGTTCACAACCGTCAAGACAGGCTCATCTTCAGCTCTCTCTTAGGAGCTATCTCTCAAACCATTCAGCCGATTCTCTCGAAAGCCAACACCTCTGCAGAGATCTGGACTATCCTAGCATCCACCTATGCCAAACCAAGCAGAGGTCACATCAAACAAGTCCAAAACCAGTTGAAAAATTGGAAGAAGGATACAAAGACCATCTCTGAGTACCTTCAAGGCATCTCTGCTCGTGTGGATCAACTGGCGCTACTTGGAAAAGTTCTTGATCTTGAGGATCAAATCGAGCTTGCTCTGGAGGGATTACCTGCTGACTACAAGCAAGTGGTGGACCAGATCGAGAGCCGTGACACTCCACCAACGTTCAATGAACTCCATGAAAAGTTGTTGAACCATGAAGCACGACTTCTCTCTGTCCAAACCTCTCAGTCGTTTCCAGTCACTGCGAATGTTGCATCTAACAACTACCGTCCGTACCAGAAGAACAACAACACTCGCAACACACAGTGGCAAACCCCCAATCACCAAAACCCTACTGGATCTCGTCCTCCGCGTCCGTATCTTGGCAGATGCCAAATCTGTGGGCTCCAAGGACATAGTGCTCGTCGTTGTAACCAACTGGCGCAACATACTGGTCTGCTCCCTGCGCCTAGAGGCTATCAACCTCGAGCAAACTATGCCTCTCCTAATCCGTGGCTTCTTGACTCAGGCGCAACTCACCACATAGCGTCGGACTTAGCAAACCTCTCACTGCACCAGCCATACTCGGGTGGAGAAGAGGTTATTGTGGGAAACGGAGCAGCATTGCCAATCAACCAAACTGGTTCAACTCTCTTAAAAACTTCTACTCGCCCTCTTCATCTAAATAATATTCTTCATGTTCCTGCAATACATAAGAATCTTATTTCAGTATACAAACTATGCAATGCTAACCAAGTCTCGGTTCAATTTTATCCCTCTTGTTTTCAGGTGAGGGATCTCAGAACGGGGGTCCCGTTACTCCAAGGCAATGCCAAGAATGAGCTATATGAGTGGCCTATCTCCCTGCCTGTCGCCTCTACCTTCTACACAGCCACCCATAACCTCAAAACCACCATCTCAGACTGGCATTCAAGACTAGGCCACCCATCCTACCCTATccttaaaactattttatctCAATTTTCTTTGCCTTATTTCAGTTCTATGTCTCAGTCTTTATCTTGCAGTGATTGTTCTATTAATAAAACCCATAAACTATCTTTTTCAGAAAGTTCTATCTCCTCTTCTCGTCCACTACAATATCTTTTCTCTGATGTATGGACATCACCCATTCTTTCAATCGACAATTACAAATACTATCTCATCATTGTCGATCACTACTCTAGATATATATGGCTATACCCTCTCAAACTCAAATCTCAAGTAAAAGAAACCTTCATTCGATTTACTGCCTTAGCTGAAAACAAATTCCAAGTTAAAGTTGGTACCTTATtttctgataatggaggagagttcaTTGCACTCCGTCACTTCCTCGCCTCCAAAGGTATCAGCCACCTCACCTCCCCGCCCCATACCCCTGAACACAATGGCCTCGCAGAGAGACGACACCGCCACATTATGGAAACCGGTCTCACTCTCCTCACCACCGCCAAACTTCCTCTCCAATACTGGACCTATGCCCTCTCTACTGCCGTGTACCTCATCAATAGGATGCCTACCCAAACCTTATCAAACCAATCTCCCTACCAAACCATCTTCAAGGAAAAACCCAATTACACAAAACTCAAAATCTTCGGATGCCTTTGCTTCCCATGGCTCCGGCCGTACACACCTCACAAACTAGCTCCACGCTCTATCCCTTGTATCTTCCTTGGCTACTCCTTAACCCAAAGCGCCTACCTCTGTTTGGATCAAACCACGAATCGAGTCTATGTTTCTCGACACGTGAAATTTGATGAAACGACCTTTCCTTATACCCCTCCTGCTCCACCGTCTTCCTCCACCAATTCTGAAACTCAAACCGCTCATCACTCCCCACCAACCCATATACCGATACCCACTCCGCCGCTCCATATGGCTCACTCGGCACCCTTAAGAGGAACGGCAACTCCGGACTCTGGTTCGTCGCCTGAAGCAACACCGGAACCGGCACAATCGCCGTCGCCCGCAGCTTCTCAACAAAACGACTCCGATCAGACCTCGTCGTCTCACAACGACGACAACGAAGCTCTCTCTTCTGCAGAAGATAACTCTTCCTCAAGTGGATCACAAAGTCTGGGCCCAGATTCTAATATGGCCCAATCACCTCAGCCCACAGCTCAGTCTCAGGCCCAAGCCACATCAAACTCAAGCCCAGGAATATCTCAGCCCAATCTGCCTTCTCCTCCACCGTCTCCTCCAGCGACTGTCTCTGCTCCCATTCAAAACCAACATCCGATGCAGACACGCGCTAAGAATCAAATTCGAAAACCCAACCAACGCTTTGGTCTCTCAGCGCTCATTCACGCCGGCGGAGAAACGGAACCCACAACAATCAACCAAGCTCTCAAACACGACAAATGGAGAGCCTCTGCTTCTGCTGAATTTGATGCTCAAGTTCGAAACCGCACATGGGATTTGGTTCCCCCATCTCCGAAGCAGCATGTGATTGATTGCAAATGGCTTTTCCGACTCAAGTACTTACCTGATGGCACCATTGACAAACGAAAGTCGAGACTGGCCACAAGAGGCTACAAACAGCAAGCTGGGATTGATTACTTTGAGACTTTCAGCCATGTGATCAAGTCCACTACGATCCGAACGGTACTCAATGTTGCTGCAAGTAGAGACTGGTGTCTTCGTCAAATCGACGTCAACAACGCTTTTCTCCAAGCCACCTTGACTGAGGAAGTCTACATGACGCAACCCCCTGGTTTCGTTGACCCCGACAAGCCCAACCATGTCTGTCGTCTGAACAAAGCCATCTATGGCCTCAAGCAGGCTCCCCGCGCGTGGTACGACGAGCTTCGGACATTCCTACTACAGCTGGGATTCAAAAACTCAGTCGCAGACACGGCCCTGTTTGTTCTCCAACACGGTACCACACTGCTCTATCTACTTGTTTACGTAGATGACATTGTCGTAACTGGAAACAATCAGACAGTAGTAGAAAAAGTTCTCTCAAGTCTTGCCAACAGATTCTCTCTCAAAGACATGGGTGAAATGTCCTACTTTCTTGGTATTGAAGTTGTACGCAGCTCACATGGACTTCATCTCAGCCAAAGAAAGTATATCTACGATCTCTTACAGAAGTTTCAGATGCAGGATGCCAAACCAGCCTCGACACCGATTGCAACAAATCCAAAGCTCACACTGTCTGGTCAGAAACACGACAACCTCACAGAGTACAGAACTCTAGTCGGCAGTCTCCAGTACCTTGCATTCACCAGACCAGATATTGCTTATGCGGTCAACAAGCTCTCACAGTTTATGCATTCTCCAACCACTGATCATTGGCAAGCTGCCAAGAGAGTGCTGCGATACCTAGCTGGGACGCCTACCTACGGACTGTTCTATAGTAAGTCtaatcctctctccctacatgCGTTTTCAGATGCAGATTGGGCAGGAGATTCAGATGACTACGTCTCAACAAATGCCTATATTGTCTACCTTGGAAAACATGCTATCTCTTGGTCAGCCAAGAAGCAAAATGGTGTTGCTAGATCATCaactgaggctgagtatagagctgtTGCAAACACGGCAAGTGAGCTCAACTGGACTGGTCATTTGCTCCATGAGCTCGGGATTCAACAGCATGCTTCTCCTACTATCTACTGTGACAACATTGGCACCACCTATCTCTGTGCAAACCCTGTTTTCCACTCAAGAATGAAGCACCTAGCACTTGACTACCACTTCATACGGAATCAGGTACAAGCCAACAAGCTCAGAGTGTCACATGTCTCCACCAAGGACCAACTAGCTGATGGACTTACAAAGCCACTTACCAGACAACGCTTCATGCTTCTACGTGACAAGATCGGCGTCACTAAAGGTCC
This window contains:
- the LOC130505205 gene encoding uncharacterized protein LOC130505205, with translation MPYIDLEQGRNGNRELSFRESEDVASCFHSNTYGYYDYDKDEYSSSVSSVSDESEKSVCRICKLEVGSYGQGLIELGCSCKGDLAIAHRQCAETWFKHKRNEVCEICHSDARNVTSANEVVEEEEEVVWWRLRKK